A stretch of the Coprobacillus cateniformis genome encodes the following:
- the ruvB gene encoding Holliday junction branch migration DNA helicase RuvB, protein MDYERDVLDVKSHNEDEENQLRPQSFDEYVGQSHLKSNLKVFVGAAKLRDETLDHVLLYGPPGLGKTTMSMIIANEMGTHLKTTTGPSIEKTGDLVAILTSLEPGDVLFIDEIHRLNKVVEEILYPAMEDFCVDVVIGKEASTRSIRIDLPPFTLVGATTRAGDLSAPLRDRFGIVSKLEYYNEDELTQIINRTSRVYHMDMDLEAQSELAKRSRGTPRIANRLFRRVRDFAQYNGDDIITKARTVEALQRLKVDELGLDDVDHKYILGIIHRFRGGPVGLESVAASIGEEPMTLEDVYEPYLLQTGLIKRTPRGRVVTELAYQHFHISRDSET, encoded by the coding sequence ATGGATTATGAACGTGATGTCTTAGATGTGAAATCACATAATGAAGATGAAGAAAATCAACTTCGTCCTCAGTCGTTTGATGAATATGTTGGACAAAGTCATTTGAAGAGCAATCTGAAAGTTTTTGTTGGTGCTGCAAAACTAAGAGATGAAACTCTAGACCATGTTTTGTTATATGGACCACCTGGACTTGGAAAGACAACAATGTCAATGATTATCGCAAATGAGATGGGTACTCATTTAAAAACAACAACAGGGCCAAGTATAGAGAAAACTGGTGATTTGGTAGCTATATTGACTTCATTAGAGCCAGGTGATGTTTTGTTTATAGATGAAATTCATCGTTTGAACAAGGTTGTTGAAGAAATATTATATCCAGCAATGGAAGATTTTTGTGTGGATGTTGTTATTGGTAAAGAAGCTTCAACAAGGTCTATACGTATTGATTTACCACCTTTTACACTTGTTGGGGCTACGACAAGAGCAGGAGATTTATCTGCGCCATTAAGGGACCGATTTGGGATTGTTTCAAAATTGGAGTATTATAATGAAGATGAATTAACTCAGATTATTAATCGTACAAGTCGTGTTTATCATATGGATATGGATTTAGAAGCTCAAAGTGAACTGGCAAAACGTTCAAGAGGAACTCCAAGAATTGCAAATCGTTTATTTAGACGAGTACGTGATTTTGCACAGTACAATGGTGATGATATCATCACTAAAGCCCGAACAGTGGAAGCGTTGCAAAGATTAAAAGTTGATGAATTAGGGCTGGATGATGTTGACCATAAATATATTTTAGGAATTATTCATCGTTTTAGAGGAGGACCAGTTGGATTGGAATCTGTGGCTGCAAGTATTGGTGAGGAACCTATGACACTTGAGGATGTCTATGAACCATATTTATTACAAACTGGTCTCATTAAAAGAACACCAAGAGGAAGAGTTGTTACAGAATTAGCTTATCAGCATTTTCATATTTCAAGAGATTCAGAGACTTAG
- a CDS encoding ComEA family DNA-binding protein, producing MKKKYQICGFIILFLCSVAYDFQKPEKIIETQESHSYVILEGEFLKEGKYEYDGEKTIRDIVDEVGVTQQANLSALSLNLSVVDESRLYLPSIQKESISLNHATQEQLMTLSGIGEKTAQKIIDYRKEQPFYTIEDIMKVKGIGEKTYLRLRDLLCL from the coding sequence ATGAAGAAGAAATATCAAATATGTGGTTTTATTATTTTGTTTTTATGTTCAGTTGCTTATGATTTTCAAAAGCCGGAAAAGATTATAGAAACTCAAGAAAGTCATTCCTATGTTATTTTGGAAGGAGAATTTTTAAAAGAAGGAAAATATGAATATGATGGTGAAAAAACGATTCGAGATATTGTTGATGAGGTAGGTGTGACACAACAAGCTAATTTATCAGCTTTGTCATTAAATTTATCAGTTGTAGATGAATCACGACTCTATTTGCCAAGTATCCAAAAAGAATCTATCTCACTTAATCATGCGACACAAGAACAATTGATGACACTAAGTGGAATTGGTGAAAAAACTGCACAGAAAATTATTGATTATCGAAAGGAACAACCTTTTTATACAATTGAAGATATTATGAAAGTTAAAGGAATTGGTGAGAAAACTTATTTGAGATTGAGAGATCTATTATGCTTATAA
- a CDS encoding DNA internalization-related competence protein ComEC/Rec2: protein MLIRYHIFYYAVSCLLVVIGVYYHELSFLFLFGFMFYLYKRFGIRYVIVAILLSIIVVIPRDGIQELPHSITGQVIKTSDKYCYVRFHEGVMKLYHEEDIRYGDTVQFTFKILDMSENTNDNAFNEKLYLYSQKIFYKGKLKQLSVKNSTYSLYQWIEDHLSSEKDVSNYQRLFLLGERTEDIQNEYQQLSQLSLIHLFALSGMHVHILYMMLKKGLGICVHQKYAKWLAYVFIGIYVFSIPINISLYRAFFVMVLYEIMKKWLNQLDVLSLLVIVSLLYNPYIIYNISFIFSYFIYFIVLVTKHIKSSALMIYLSGLPIILTLNYQIPLVAFVVGNILTPFIEAFYCFCCLSIIIPVFLLPLSLCIQWLQSIMIFVERINQFIVFSKPSFSFIIMYYILYFMILYRIEQHKSIQINISIMIALLVTFSFYSQYKLYAEVTMIDVGQGDCTLIRLPMNQGNILIDTGGNKDYDLATQTIIPYLKSIGIQKLDYVYISHSDFDHCGALESLIEHFHVDQVIDRYEEERIIGCMKVKMFKSNKIYFDNNDQSLIMLVELFENRILFTGDASSQVEEDLRKQYRNLNVDILKISHHGSKTATSASLLQMIQPDIAMIGVRKNNMYHHPSSEVIERLKRKQITILRTDEDGMFHIRFYGKSRYILK, encoded by the coding sequence ATGCTTATAAGATATCATATCTTTTATTATGCTGTCAGTTGTCTGTTGGTGGTAATTGGTGTTTATTATCATGAGTTGTCATTCTTATTTTTATTTGGTTTTATGTTTTATTTATATAAAAGATTTGGGATTCGATATGTTATTGTGGCAATTCTACTATCAATTATTGTTGTTATTCCTAGAGATGGTATTCAAGAACTACCTCATAGTATAACTGGACAAGTTATCAAAACGAGTGACAAATACTGTTACGTAAGATTTCATGAGGGGGTCATGAAACTCTATCATGAAGAAGATATTCGCTATGGTGATACAGTTCAATTTACTTTTAAGATATTAGATATGAGTGAAAATACTAATGATAATGCCTTTAATGAAAAACTTTATTTATATAGTCAAAAAATATTTTATAAAGGAAAGCTAAAACAACTTTCTGTTAAGAATTCAACATATTCTTTGTACCAATGGATTGAAGATCATTTATCGTCTGAAAAAGATGTGTCTAATTATCAAAGATTATTTTTATTGGGAGAAAGAACGGAAGATATTCAAAATGAATATCAACAGCTTTCTCAACTGTCATTAATTCATTTGTTTGCCTTATCAGGAATGCATGTTCATATTTTATATATGATGTTAAAAAAGGGTTTAGGAATATGTGTTCATCAAAAGTATGCCAAATGGCTAGCCTATGTTTTTATAGGAATTTATGTTTTTTCAATTCCTATAAATATTTCTTTGTATCGTGCTTTTTTTGTTATGGTTCTATATGAAATTATGAAAAAATGGTTGAATCAATTGGATGTTCTTTCTTTGCTTGTAATTGTTTCCTTGCTTTATAATCCATATATCATTTATAATATTTCATTTATATTTTCATATTTTATTTACTTTATTGTTTTAGTAACTAAACACATAAAGTCTTCTGCATTGATGATTTATTTGTCTGGTTTACCAATTATCCTAACTCTAAATTATCAGATTCCTCTTGTTGCTTTTGTTGTGGGAAATATCTTAACGCCTTTTATAGAGGCATTTTATTGTTTTTGTTGTTTATCAATTATAATACCAGTCTTCTTGTTACCACTTTCACTATGTATTCAATGGTTACAAAGTATTATGATATTTGTAGAGCGTATAAATCAATTTATTGTTTTTTCAAAACCATCATTTTCTTTCATCATCATGTATTATATTCTCTATTTTATGATTCTGTATAGAATAGAGCAGCACAAATCTATACAAATAAATATTTCTATTATGATTGCTTTGCTAGTGACTTTTTCATTTTATAGTCAATATAAATTATATGCAGAAGTGACTATGATTGATGTAGGACAGGGTGATTGCACTTTGATTCGTTTGCCTATGAATCAAGGGAATATTCTCATTGATACAGGCGGGAATAAAGATTACGATTTAGCAACTCAGACAATTATTCCTTATTTGAAGTCTATCGGAATTCAGAAACTTGACTATGTTTATATATCACATAGTGATTTCGATCATTGTGGAGCTTTAGAGTCACTGATAGAACATTTTCATGTTGACCAGGTAATTGATCGATATGAAGAAGAAAGAATAATCGGATGTATGAAAGTCAAGATGTTCAAGAGCAATAAAATTTATTTTGATAATAATGATCAATCATTGATTATGCTTGTTGAGTTGTTTGAAAATCGTATTCTATTCACAGGAGATGCTTCATCACAGGTTGAAGAAGATTTAAGGAAACAATATCGAAATTTAAATGTGGATATTTTAAAAATATCTCATCATGGAAGCAAAACAGCAACTTCTGCCTCTTTATTACAAATGATACAACCTGACATTGCTATGATTGGAGTTAGGAAAAATAATATGTATCATCATCCATCATCAGAAGTTATAGAAAGATTAAAACGTAAACAAATAACAATTTTAAGAACTGATGAAGATGGAATGTTTCATATACGATTTTATGGAAAATCACGTTACATTTTGAAGTGA
- the holA gene encoding DNA polymerase III subunit delta gives MNCVIYGEEKMLMEQKLAALKKQYRIHEEDMNVITYWCHETSISEMIEDALTPPFLTEYKMIIMKNPLFLTTQKQKDVNEEDIQMLMDYLSKENPTTIFVIYHDQKNFDERKKIVKKLRKDLRFIEVGKLDHHQLFKTTHQAIKKRGCEIDDDALELLLSRMPNDLLEISQEVNKLCLYSQHITRETIDIMVAKQVEENVFELTKAILNKETGKSIQIYKDLMMNNEEPIKLIVLIANSLRLLYQVKLLDRKGYNDQEIAKMLSLNPYRLKYVRQDGKDYDIQELLQKLDELSQLDVNIKTGKIDRFRGLELFLIRIGGQ, from the coding sequence ATGAATTGTGTTATTTATGGTGAAGAAAAGATGCTAATGGAACAAAAATTAGCTGCTTTAAAAAAACAATATCGTATTCATGAGGAAGATATGAATGTGATAACATATTGGTGTCATGAGACATCTATTTCAGAAATGATTGAAGATGCTTTAACCCCACCTTTTCTAACTGAATACAAAATGATTATTATGAAAAATCCATTGTTTTTAACAACTCAAAAGCAAAAGGATGTTAATGAGGAAGATATTCAAATGTTAATGGATTATTTATCTAAAGAGAATCCAACAACCATCTTTGTTATTTATCATGATCAAAAGAACTTTGATGAAAGAAAAAAGATTGTTAAGAAGTTAAGAAAAGATTTACGATTTATTGAGGTTGGAAAACTTGATCACCATCAGCTTTTTAAAACAACTCATCAGGCAATTAAAAAACGTGGATGTGAAATAGATGATGATGCTTTAGAACTTCTGTTATCGAGAATGCCAAATGATTTATTGGAGATTTCTCAAGAGGTTAATAAGTTGTGTTTATATTCTCAACATATTACAAGAGAAACTATTGATATTATGGTTGCAAAGCAAGTAGAAGAGAATGTTTTTGAATTAACCAAAGCTATTTTAAATAAAGAAACAGGGAAAAGTATTCAAATATATAAAGATTTAATGATGAACAATGAAGAACCTATTAAATTGATTGTTTTGATAGCTAATTCTTTACGTTTATTATATCAAGTGAAGTTATTAGACCGAAAAGGGTATAATGATCAAGAAATAGCAAAAATGTTATCGTTAAATCCATATCGATTAAAATATGTGCGTCAAGATGGAAAAGATTATGATATTCAAGAATTATTGCAGAAATTAGATGAACTTTCACAACTTGATGTGAATATAAAGACAGGTAAAATTGATAGATTTAGAGGATTAGAACTTTTTCTCATTAGAATTGGAGGACAATAA
- a CDS encoding L-serine ammonia-lyase, iron-sulfur-dependent, subunit alpha, producing the protein MESLRELYKIGVGPSSSHTMGPQRAAKRILELFPDALRFHVDLHGSLALTGKGHLTDYIIEKTFSPIPVTFSFKSDALSYHPNGMIVHIFDQKDQEIKAIEVYSIGGGSILFKGDMEEKPKEVYKQKNMDQILKYVEEQGISLYDYVLENEDDSFVEFLYKILDAMFQSVESGLKKEGTIQGKLKLKRVAKSMFQQAQNTRREADRERLFISSYAYAVAEENADGGQIVTAPTCGASGIMPAILYYCYKQLHIEKKDLIKALAVGGIFGNVVKTNATISGADGGCQAEVGSACAMAAATMAWIYELNNSLIEYAAEMGLEHNLGLTCDPVGGYVQIPCIERNGYGSLRALDAAMLAKQLGYLRKNKVSFDAIVRVMKETGKDLSSAYKETSLGGLAKEFGL; encoded by the coding sequence ATGGAATCATTAAGAGAATTATATAAAATAGGAGTAGGACCTTCATCGTCACATACAATGGGGCCACAACGTGCTGCAAAACGTATTTTAGAATTGTTCCCTGATGCCTTGCGTTTTCATGTTGATTTACATGGTTCGTTAGCATTAACAGGTAAAGGGCATTTAACAGACTATATTATTGAAAAGACATTTTCACCTATTCCTGTTACCTTTTCATTTAAGAGTGATGCTTTGTCGTATCATCCTAATGGAATGATTGTTCATATTTTTGATCAAAAGGATCAAGAAATAAAAGCAATTGAAGTTTATTCAATTGGTGGTGGTTCAATACTTTTTAAAGGTGATATGGAAGAAAAGCCTAAAGAAGTATACAAACAAAAAAACATGGATCAAATCTTAAAATATGTAGAAGAACAAGGCATTTCGTTGTATGATTATGTGTTAGAAAATGAAGATGATTCTTTTGTAGAATTTCTTTATAAAATATTAGATGCAATGTTTCAAAGTGTTGAAAGTGGCTTAAAAAAAGAAGGAACGATTCAAGGAAAACTGAAACTCAAAAGAGTTGCAAAATCAATGTTTCAACAAGCTCAAAATACACGCCGTGAGGCTGACCGTGAGAGATTGTTTATTTCAAGTTATGCCTATGCTGTTGCAGAAGAAAATGCTGATGGTGGACAAATTGTGACGGCTCCAACATGTGGTGCAAGTGGAATTATGCCAGCTATCTTATATTATTGTTATAAGCAATTACATATAGAAAAGAAAGACCTTATTAAAGCATTAGCAGTTGGAGGAATTTTTGGGAATGTTGTGAAAACCAATGCTACAATTTCTGGAGCTGATGGTGGATGTCAGGCAGAGGTTGGTTCAGCTTGTGCAATGGCAGCTGCAACGATGGCGTGGATTTATGAATTAAACAATTCATTAATCGAATATGCAGCAGAAATGGGATTGGAACACAATTTAGGTTTAACATGCGATCCTGTTGGTGGCTATGTTCAAATTCCATGTATTGAAAGAAATGGCTATGGGTCACTTCGAGCTCTAGATGCGGCTATGTTGGCTAAACAATTGGGATATCTACGTAAAAATAAAGTCTCTTTTGATGCAATTGTTCGTGTTATGAAAGAAACTGGAAAAGATTTATCAAGTGCGTATAAAGAGACATCATTAGGTGGATTGGCGAAGGAATTTGGCTTATAA
- the hemW gene encoding radical SAM family heme chaperone HemW produces the protein MKSLYVHIPFCDHICAYCDFCKVFYKTEWVEKYLDALVYEIQHKQISGNYDTVYIGGGTPSSLNLLQLQKLFDILSPFTKCVKEFTIEVNPESMDQEKIDLFVNNSINRLSVGVQTFQDKLLGAINRVHTSLETIEVIQQAQAKGITDINVDLMYGLPNQTLKDVYKDIDIVNSLDASHVSIYSLILEEHTLLKNQNYQPLDDEEDAKWYQEINRYLETKGMIHYEVSNYYKYKPSLHNLVYWHYEDYDGIGLSAHSLIQHHRLENTKSLTQYLNHQYLSEDIILEPADELFEKIMMGLRLIEGLEINEVNQMFDIDFLIKYQEPIQKYLKLKMLEIKDGYIKTTSLGMNYLNSILIDFL, from the coding sequence ATGAAATCATTATATGTTCATATTCCATTTTGTGATCACATCTGTGCATATTGCGATTTTTGTAAGGTTTTTTATAAAACTGAGTGGGTAGAAAAATATCTTGATGCTTTGGTTTACGAAATTCAGCATAAACAAATAAGTGGTAATTATGATACGGTTTATATAGGTGGTGGTACACCTAGTTCGTTAAATTTATTACAACTTCAAAAGTTATTTGATATTTTGTCACCTTTTACCAAATGCGTGAAAGAATTCACTATTGAAGTGAATCCTGAATCTATGGATCAAGAAAAAATAGATTTGTTTGTAAACAATTCTATTAATAGATTAAGTGTTGGTGTTCAAACTTTTCAAGATAAATTATTGGGAGCTATCAACAGAGTTCATACATCTTTAGAAACCATTGAGGTTATTCAACAAGCGCAAGCGAAAGGGATAACAGATATTAATGTTGATTTGATGTATGGTCTACCAAATCAAACTTTAAAAGATGTTTATAAAGATATTGATATAGTTAATTCTTTAGATGCTTCTCATGTTTCTATTTACTCATTAATTTTAGAGGAGCATACTCTTTTAAAAAATCAAAACTATCAACCTTTAGATGATGAAGAGGATGCGAAATGGTATCAGGAAATTAATCGTTATCTTGAAACTAAGGGAATGATTCATTATGAAGTCAGTAACTACTATAAATATAAACCATCATTACATAATCTTGTTTATTGGCATTATGAAGATTATGATGGAATAGGATTATCTGCCCATTCTTTGATTCAGCATCACCGTTTAGAAAATACAAAAAGTCTTACTCAATATCTTAATCATCAGTATCTGAGTGAAGATATCATACTTGAACCAGCAGATGAATTGTTTGAAAAAATAATGATGGGATTAAGATTAATTGAAGGACTTGAAATTAATGAAGTAAATCAGATGTTTGATATTGATTTTCTGATAAAGTATCAAGAACCTATTCAAAAATATCTTAAGTTAAAGATGCTTGAAATTAAAGATGGATATATCAAAACTACATCTTTAGGAATGAATTATTTAAATAGCATTTTAATTGATTTTTTATAA
- a CDS encoding LytR/AlgR family response regulator transcription factor, with the protein MGIIKVAICDDDQYMCEKVHDFLKLFFSRQHITVLYYFFADGMYLLESDEIFDIVILDIEMKIMNGIAVKDKICMERLNSKIIFLTSHRDMAIESVGRNVYGFVPKDEMNRLEKHLNTIMHEYKSHQLINITGESIDIFNVAYIHSSGGYCYFYDRQGNEKVFRILLNKVEKILSPYKQFSRIHQSYIVNFDHVQKCSYGSVELKRKNGLLYLSVSRKYTNEVSQKYIHYRKDRCRNG; encoded by the coding sequence ATGGGCATAATTAAAGTGGCAATTTGTGATGATGATCAATACATGTGTGAAAAAGTGCATGATTTTTTAAAATTGTTTTTTTCTAGACAGCATATTACAGTCCTTTATTATTTCTTTGCTGATGGCATGTATTTATTGGAGTCAGATGAGATTTTTGATATTGTCATTTTAGATATTGAAATGAAAATTATGAATGGAATAGCAGTTAAAGATAAAATATGTATGGAAAGACTAAATTCCAAGATTATTTTTTTGACAAGTCATAGAGATATGGCAATAGAGTCTGTAGGTAGAAATGTATATGGCTTTGTTCCAAAAGATGAGATGAATAGATTAGAAAAGCATTTAAATACAATTATGCATGAATATAAATCACATCAGTTAATCAATATTACTGGAGAAAGTATAGATATTTTTAATGTCGCTTATATTCATTCGTCTGGAGGATATTGCTATTTTTATGATAGACAAGGAAATGAGAAGGTTTTTAGAATTTTGTTAAATAAAGTGGAGAAAATCTTATCTCCATATAAACAATTTTCAAGGATTCATCAATCGTATATTGTTAATTTTGATCATGTTCAGAAATGTTCATATGGAAGTGTTGAATTAAAAAGGAAAAATGGTCTTTTGTATTTATCTGTTTCAAGAAAGTATACTAATGAAGTCTCTCAAAAGTATATTCATTATAGGAAAGATAGGTGTAGAAATGGCTAA
- a CDS encoding sensor histidine kinase has product MSFLLIAICIFTLEHYTHITLAFILPILLLFMMSQTYIIHRSVIVLSVVCIIMIIQQYLALSLFPYEIMNNNRQIDLYSICCAFVVIGVSFFIKYVREHLKFVIHLSDIPSYIYMNIILGICAGILPLTLVNYLENEIPIRLRISILCVSYFSIICSLISVFVFVKNYKEKDGLKKQNQLKNELLNMQERYFIDTVKNYEHLRKFKHDIQGHFRVISQLESQKSYNELHSYIQKLKMTMQKEQVFQCSHSHISAIVNSYIEDMKSENIELKVIYSVTGFIKIDVIDLDSVVYNLLSNAFEAEKKVGKDEKIITLNFMGSQEDLLIEIVNDVNDDECINFIRKNKTSKKDKFNHGIGIKNIKDIANKYNGDIDIQIENGRLSIEVFFNNVIDIGKEDE; this is encoded by the coding sequence ATGAGTTTTCTTTTGATTGCAATTTGTATATTTACATTAGAACATTATACGCATATAACATTGGCATTTATTTTACCAATTCTTCTCTTATTTATGATGTCACAAACATATATAATACATAGAAGTGTTATAGTTTTATCAGTGGTATGTATAATTATGATTATTCAACAATATTTGGCTTTATCTTTATTTCCCTATGAAATCATGAATAACAATAGACAAATTGATTTATATAGTATATGTTGTGCATTTGTTGTCATTGGTGTCTCTTTCTTTATAAAATATGTACGAGAGCATTTAAAATTTGTTATCCATTTGTCTGATATTCCTTCCTATATTTATATGAATATAATCTTAGGAATATGTGCTGGGATTTTGCCTTTAACGCTTGTCAATTATTTGGAGAATGAAATACCTATACGGTTAAGAATATCAATATTATGTGTCTCTTACTTTTCAATTATATGTAGTTTAATAAGTGTCTTTGTTTTTGTGAAAAATTATAAGGAAAAAGATGGATTGAAGAAACAAAATCAATTAAAAAATGAACTTTTAAATATGCAAGAACGTTATTTTATTGATACAGTAAAGAATTATGAACACTTAAGAAAGTTCAAACATGATATACAAGGGCACTTTAGAGTTATATCACAATTGGAAAGTCAAAAGTCATATAATGAATTACATTCTTACATTCAAAAATTAAAAATGACTATGCAAAAGGAACAAGTTTTCCAATGTTCACACAGTCATATTTCAGCTATTGTGAATTCATATATTGAAGATATGAAATCTGAGAATATAGAATTAAAAGTGATATATAGTGTTACGGGGTTTATAAAAATTGATGTCATAGACTTGGATTCTGTTGTTTATAATCTTTTGAGTAATGCATTTGAAGCAGAAAAGAAAGTTGGGAAAGATGAAAAAATTATTACTTTAAATTTTATGGGAAGTCAAGAGGACTTGCTTATAGAAATTGTTAATGATGTTAATGATGATGAGTGTATTAACTTTATAAGAAAAAATAAGACGTCAAAGAAAGATAAATTTAATCATGGTATTGGTATTAAAAATATAAAAGATATTGCTAATAAATATAATGGCGACATTGATATACAGATAGAAAATGGGAGACTATCTATTGAAGTTTTTTTTAATAATGTTATTGATATTGGTAAGGAAGATGAATAA